From Mycobacterium colombiense CECT 3035:
ATCGCGCTGGCCTTCGCCGAGGCGGGCGCCGATGTCCTCATCTCCTCACGCACGGCATCCCAACTAGAAGCCGTCGCGGAACAGGTCCGGGCCGTCGGGCGGCGGGCCCACATCGTGGCCGCCGACCTGGCCCACCCCGAGTCCACCGCGGAGCTGGCCGGCAAGGCCGTCGAGGCGTTCGGGAAACTCGACATCGTCGTCAACAACGTCGGCGGCACCATGCCCAACACGCTGCTGACCACCTCGACGAAGGACCTCAAGGACGCGTTCACCTTCAACGTCGCCACCGCCCACGCGCTCACCATCGCGGCGGTGCCGCTGATGCTGGAGCACTCCGGCGGCGGCAGCATCATCAACATCACCTCGACCATGGGCCGACTGGCCGGTCGTGGTTTCGCCGCCTACGCCACGGCCAAAGCCGCGCTGGCGCACTACACCCGGTCGTCCGCGCTGGACCTGTGCCCGCGCATCCGGGTCAACGCGATCGCCCCCGGATCGATCCTGACCTCCGCGCTGGACGTCGTCGCCTCCAACGACGAACTGCGCGCGCCGATGGAGAAGGCCACACCCATGCGCCGGCTCGGCGATCCGGTCGACATCGCCGCTGCCGCAGTCTATTTGGCATCCCCAGCCGGCAGCTTTCTGACCGGTAAGACACTCGAGGTCGACGGCGGCCTCACCTTCCCCAACCTCGACATCCCCGTCCCGGACCTGTGACCCCTGACCGCTAAGGAG
This genomic window contains:
- a CDS encoding SDR family oxidoreductase, translating into MILDRFRLDDKVAVITGAGRGLGAAIALAFAEAGADVLISSRTASQLEAVAEQVRAVGRRAHIVAADLAHPESTAELAGKAVEAFGKLDIVVNNVGGTMPNTLLTTSTKDLKDAFTFNVATAHALTIAAVPLMLEHSGGGSIINITSTMGRLAGRGFAAYATAKAALAHYTRSSALDLCPRIRVNAIAPGSILTSALDVVASNDELRAPMEKATPMRRLGDPVDIAAAAVYLASPAGSFLTGKTLEVDGGLTFPNLDIPVPDL